In Phragmites australis chromosome 24, lpPhrAust1.1, whole genome shotgun sequence, the following are encoded in one genomic region:
- the LOC133907642 gene encoding lecithin-cholesterol acyltransferase-like 1: MHVQMHRFLPLLFFFSWPLIFLRDNHPPVHHASDLHPIVLLPGHTCSQLRAQLTYEYDETSAAPSCGARKGKGWFRLWENYTALQDPALVPCYAEQLRLVFDPVAGDYRNVKGVDTRVVSFGTTSGFGSDDPAQKNHCMRKLVGALKGVGYKEGQNLFGAPYDFRYAPAPLGQDARQFSYFVSSLRVLIERATETNGNKPVILVTHSYGGLTAMNFLNENALWWRERYIKHFIMVSTGAGGIVAPLRNLASGISYCQSSRVDVLSFKNTSRSFASVFSALPSPKVFGNTPLVITQAKNYSAYDIPEFLAAIGFSADEVARYKTRALPVTLNFRAPGVPMTCINGVGVPTVEKLVYRYGSLHSEPEVVYGDGDGAVNMVSIQALDTVIGDDPDQDYYKSVLIPNATHAGILSDAFAVDRVVSEILEASRAIY; this comes from the exons ATGCACGTGCAAATGCACCGCTTCCTgcccctcctcttcttcttctcatggCCATTAATCTTTCTCCGTGACAACCACCCGCCGGTGCACCATGCCTCGGACCTCCACCCCATCGTCCTGCTGCCGGGCCACACCTGCAGCCAGCTTCGCGCGCAGCTCACTTACGAGTACGACGAGACGTCGGCGGCGCCGAGCTGCGGCGCACGCAAGGGGAAGGGGTGGTTCCGGCTGTGGGAGAACTACACGGCGCTGCAGGACCCCGCACTGGTGCCGTGCTACGCGGAGCAGCTGCGGCTGGTGTTTGACCCCGTCGCCGGTGACTATCGCAACGTGAAGGGCGTCGATACCCGCGTCGTGTCATTCGGCACAACGAGCGGCTTCGGCTCCGATGATCCAGCCCAAAA GAACCACTGCATGAGAAAACTTGTGGGGGCACTGAAAGGCGTTGGATACAAAGAAGGACAGAACCTGTTCGGCGCCCCGTACGACTTCCGGTACGCGCCGGCGCCGCTCGGCCAGGATGCCCGACAGTTCTCCTACTTCGTCTCGAGCCTGCGGGTTCTCATAGAGCGTGCGACCGAGACAAACGGGAACAAGCCGGTCATCCTCGTGACGCACAGCTACGGCGGCTTGACCGCCATGAATTTCCTCAACGAGAATGCCCTGTGGTGGCGCGAGAGGTACATCAAACACTTCATCATGGTCTCCACCGGAGCCGGTGGCATTGTAGCACCGCTACGGAACCTCGCCTCCGGCATCAGTTACTGCCAGTCGTCACGGGTCGACGTGCTGTCGTTCAAGAACACCAGCAGGAGCTTCGCGAGCGTGTTCTCGGCTCTGCCATCCCCCAAGGTGTTCGGCAACACGCCACTCGTCATCACGCAAGCAAAGAACTACTCCGCCTACGACATACCGGAGTTCCTTGCGGCCATTGGTTTCTCCGCAGATGAGGTTGCACGCTACAAGACGAGGGCCCTGCCAGTGACCTTGAATTTCAGGGCACCGGGCGTGCCGATGACGTGCATCAATGGTGTCGGCGTGCCAACGGTGGAGAAGCTGGTGTACCGGTACGGCAGCCTCCACTCGGAGCCCGAAGTGGTGTACGGCGACGGCGATGGGGCGGTCAACATGGTGAGCATACAGGCGTTGGACACAGTGATTGGGGATGATCCGGATCAGGATTACTACAAGTCCGTTTTGATTCCCAACGCGACTCACGCCGGCATCTTATCGGATGCTTTCGCTGTCGACCGCGTGGTCAGCGAGATTCTTGAAGCAAGCCGCGCCATTTATTAA